The Psychrobacter raelei genome contains the following window.
AAGCTTATCGCCGATAGCAATACCAGCTTCTTTGGCAGACGACTGCGCCTCAACTTTAGTGATTACCCAGTTTTTTATGGCCGCATCGTATTTAACTGACAATCCCACCTGACCAATTTCACCATCCGTAAAGCTGCGCAAATGCTCATAGTTCTCAGGCGTGAGGTACTCCGCATGCTTATCAAGTCGCTCTAGCATGCCGCTGATGGCTTGTTGAAATAAGGTTTCGTCATTCACCGGACGCACATAATCGTGGCGGATAACATCGATAACTTCTACAAAGGTTTGAATAACTTGTGGCGAAATGGCATTTAAAGGCACATGCTCTACCCCCAAGCGATGTTGCTCGTTGTCATCCATTTCTTCATCAAATTCGACGTCATCAAGTACGGGCTGCGCATCGATATCATCATCACTGACACCATCACTGATGTCCTCTGGATGGGCGACGGCATCTATGTCATCGCACTCTTGCCCACAAAGCGCTTGAGTTTGCTGTGCGCTTTGAGCCAAATTACCTAATTTAACCGCCGCTTCTGTACCTGATTTGGCAGGCGTTGATAATGATGAGCGGTTACTTGATGTGGCAATATCATTGCCAGAGCCTACATCGACAGTAGCACAGCCGCTCAAAGCCAGTGCTGTGGCCAACACTGAGCTATAAATTACAGCTTTTATCGCTAATACACCCTGATGTAGGGTCCGGGCTCGACACTCAGAAGGCTCAACGCTCATCATATACTCTACGGTTGGTTAAAATAAAAGCTTATTTGGCTTCTAACAAGTTAATACCAGTCATTTCAGTCGGCACGCTTAGCCCCATTAGACCTAAAAGGGTTGGCGCAATGTCACTCAATTTGCCGCCTTCACGTACGCTTACCTTTTTGTCACCCACATAGATTAAAGGCACATGCTCGGTGGTATGCTGGGTGTGTACCTGCCCGCTTTCATAATCTTGCATCTGTTCACAGTTGCCATGATCGGCTGTAATGAGTAGATGTCCCCCCGCCTTAATGGTCGCTTCGGCTACTTCGCCTACAGCCACATCGAGCGCTTCGACGGCTTTAACTGCTGCCTCAAAATTACCCGTATGGCCGACCATATCGCCATTGGCATAGTTAACCACTAGCACATCATATTTACCCGATTCGATGGCTTCTACTAAGTTTTTGGTCACTTCAGGCGCGCTCATTTCAGGTTTTAAGTCATAGGTTTCTACATCAGGTGATGGGATCAAAATACGCGACTCACCGGTGTACTCATCTTCTCGGCCGCCACTAAAGAAGAAAGTGACGTGTGCAAACTTCTCAGTTTCTGCAATTCTAAGCTGAGTTTTATTGTTATCTTGTAGATACTCACCCAAGGTATTGTGTAGCGTAGTGGGCGCATAAGCCACAGAAGTCTTAGGATTGGCGGCCAGCTCATCAGAGTAATGCGTCATCATCACAAATGCTGATAAGTTCGGCTGTTTTTGTCGCGCAAAGCCTGCAAACTCATGATCAGGTAATACAAAGGCCTGTGTCAGCTCACGTGCTCTATCAGCACGGAAGTTCATAAAGATAACCGCATCATTATCATCGATAGTTATTGGTGTCTCGCCATGCTCAATCACATTGGTAGGGCTAACAAACTCGTCCGTTTCTCTTGATTTGTAAGCGGCCTGTACCGCACCATCAGCCCGTGTCGCCATACGCTCAGACAAACCCAGCGTTAATAAGTCATAAGCCTTTTGTACTCTATCCCAGCGATTATCACGATCCATGGCAAAGTAGCGGCCGATGATACTGGCAATTTGTACATTGCTTTCATAATACCCGTTTAAATTGGCTAAGAATTCTTTTAGGCGCTTGATGTATTTATCAGCAGATTTTGGTGGTGTATCACGGCCATCTAAGAAGCAGTGTACATACACCCCTTTTGCGCCGTGAACCACAGCGGCATGACACATGGCTTCAATATGATCTTGATGCGCATGCACACCGCCATCTGACAATAGACCCATGATATGTACATTGCCGCCAGCGTCTGTCGCCGCTTTTACCGCATCTACTAAAGCGGGGTTTTTATAGAAGTCACGGTTTTTGATATCGCGCGAAATTCGAGTAGAATCTTGGTATAGCACACGGCCAGCACCCAGATTCATATGACCCACTTCCGAGTTACCAAATTGACCCTCTGGTAGGCCAACATCTTCACCTGAGCCTGAGACTAATCCATGCGGATAAGCTTTATTGATACGGTCTAAGTTTGGTGTATTGGCAGCAGCGACTGCATTGTCCTGCTCATCCTCACGATACCCAAAGCCATCTAAAATCATCAGAACGTGTGGAATTTTTTTATTGTTATCTGCTGCTACCATTTAGTTTTTCTCCAGTTATATTACAGTTATTTTTAAATAACTATTGGCAAGGACTATCGGCAGGTTATATCTAACCTGATCCTGCCAGTCTATAAAATTGACAAAATTTTGATCAAACTTGAACGCCCATATTCTACCACATAAGCGGCATTAACTATAATGCAAGATTGTGAACGCTTATTATTTAAAGGCTTGAGGCTCACTTATGATCATTTAGCTTAAGCTAGGTGCTGCTAAAATTTTTTATGAGATTTTTTATAAATTTTGGGTTAACTTTAAGGTTAATTGTCTTTAAGCTATTACCTTTGTTAACAAAGTTACCCCCGTTTTTATTTGCAACTCGTATCTTTTTTGGTTAGAATCTTTAGACTCTGAAGTGTTCGCCAGTGGATGTTATTCCCTGAGCCGATAATGCACTAAATGGATGTGCTATCTATTGTCTTATTGTGTATGCCTGCACTGCTTGCAGTGACTCAGGAAACCTTAAGAGGCAATGACGCATCCGCCCTGAACTTCACGGTTCATGGGTCCCCATCTTACAGCGGCACT
Protein-coding sequences here:
- the gpmI gene encoding 2,3-bisphosphoglycerate-independent phosphoglycerate mutase; the encoded protein is MVAADNNKKIPHVLMILDGFGYREDEQDNAVAAANTPNLDRINKAYPHGLVSGSGEDVGLPEGQFGNSEVGHMNLGAGRVLYQDSTRISRDIKNRDFYKNPALVDAVKAATDAGGNVHIMGLLSDGGVHAHQDHIEAMCHAAVVHGAKGVYVHCFLDGRDTPPKSADKYIKRLKEFLANLNGYYESNVQIASIIGRYFAMDRDNRWDRVQKAYDLLTLGLSERMATRADGAVQAAYKSRETDEFVSPTNVIEHGETPITIDDNDAVIFMNFRADRARELTQAFVLPDHEFAGFARQKQPNLSAFVMMTHYSDELAANPKTSVAYAPTTLHNTLGEYLQDNNKTQLRIAETEKFAHVTFFFSGGREDEYTGESRILIPSPDVETYDLKPEMSAPEVTKNLVEAIESGKYDVLVVNYANGDMVGHTGNFEAAVKAVEALDVAVGEVAEATIKAGGHLLITADHGNCEQMQDYESGQVHTQHTTEHVPLIYVGDKKVSVREGGKLSDIAPTLLGLMGLSVPTEMTGINLLEAK